From the genome of Thermaerobacter marianensis DSM 12885:
CGCCTGGACCAGGGCCATGGCCAGCAGCCCGTGGGGCAGGGTGACCACCCGGAAGGCGTAGTTCAGCGCCGAGATGATCCCCTCGCCCAGGGTCGACCCCACCATCCGGTCGACGAACACGTTGACCTCGTTCACCGCCGCGCTGAGGAAAAGGGGGGGCAGCAGCGCCGCGATGGCCCGCAGGCCCGGGTCGCCCAGGTCTACCACCCAGCGGTGCCGGAAGCCGATCCACCGCACCTCGGGCAGTTGCACCAGGATCCGGAGCAGCGAGCCGGCGGTGAATCCCACCGCCAGGGCCCAGGGGCCATAGGTCGCGCCGAAGAACGCGGCCGCCGCGATCATCGCCGCGTTGAAGGGGATGCCCGTGGCGGCGGGGCCGGTGAAGCGCCGGTGGGCGTGGAGCAGCCCCGTCAGCAGGTTCATCACCGTAACGAACAGGGACGCCACCAACAGGACGCGGGTCAGGCCGGCCGCCAGGCGGACCTGCTCCGGGCTGAAGCCCGGCGCCATGAGCCGCACCACCGGCTCGGCCAGCAGGCCCAGGACCGCCAGCCCCGGGACCACCACCAGCAGCACCACGTTGGTCAGCACGCTGAAGGTCCGGACCGCCTCGGGGCGCCGGCCGGACGCCACGTACCCTGCCAGCACCGGCGTCGCCGCGGTGGCGATGGCCGTGGAGACCAGGCCCAGGATCAAGTTGGGCACCCCCTGGGCCACCAAGAAGGCGTCCAGCGCCGGGCTGGCGCCGAACACCGAGGCGTACACGGCCTCGCGCAGGAACCCCAGCGCCCGGCTGCCGGCGGTCAGCAAGGCGATGATCAAGGTTGCGGCGGCAATGCCCTGGCCCCCGGCCCGGCGGGCGGGGACCTTCTGCCCCGCCACCGGGCCGGACCCGGCTTGCTCGACCTGGTGCACGGCCCGCCCTCCCCTGGGGCCCGTCCTTCCTGTTATGGTCTGGCAAGCACCGGGAACCGGTCAACTCCCGTGGCCATCCGCGTCATCGCCCGGCCATGGCCACCCCGCGTCGACGCCCCGCCACCCCCGCCCCGCCATCGCCGCCGCGGGCCCCGACCGCCATCGCGACACCGTCACCGCCGCCGCCACCGCTGCCGCCACCGCGGTTCCTCCGCGGCCGGCGCAGCATGGGTCAACTCCCCGCCGCCCTGACCGATAACCGGGAATGACCAGGACGAACGGGGGAGTGGCCTGTGGACCTCGGAACCGTTGCCGGCTTCGTCCTCGCCATCGCCGCCGTGCTCATCGCCAACGTGATGGAAGGCGGCGAGCTGCGCCAGTTGCTGAACCCGTCCGCCAGCCTGCTGGTCTTTGGCGGCACCCTGGGCGCCACGCTGGCCAGCGCCGGTCTGGCCAACGTGCGGCTGGTGCCCGCCGCCATCCTCTACGCCCTGCGGCCGCCGCGCCTGGAGCCGCGCCAGCTGATCGAGAAGATGGTCCAGCTGGCCCAGCAGGCCCGCCGCGAGGGTCTCCTCTCCCTGGAGGAAGAGCGCAAGAACCTGGACGACCCCTTCTTCGCCAAGGGCCTGCAGTTCGTCATCGACGGCGCCGACCCCGAGATGGTGGAAGAGGTGATGGCCAACGCCATCGAGGCCGAGCAGCGCCACCACCTGGTGGCGGCGGGGGTGCTGGAGACCGCGGGCGGCTACGCCCCCACCATGGGCATCATCGGCACCGTGCTGGGCCTGATCCACGTGCTGGGCAACCTGGAAGACACCTCGAAGCTGGGGCCCGCCATCGCCGTCGCCTTCATGGCCACCTTCTACGGCATCGCCACCGCCAACCTGCTCTGGCTGCCCCTGGCCAACAAGATCAAGGCCAACGTCCAGGCGGAGACCGAGGTCCGGCGCATGGTGGTGGAAGGGGTCCTCTCCATTCAGAGGGGCGACAACCCGATGATCGTCCGCGAGAAGCTGGAGGCCTTCCTGGCCGCCGACGGCGGCAAGGGCGGCGCCGGGGCGGCGGAGGGCGCCTCGGGGGCGGGTGGCGCCGGAGCCGGCGGCACGGGAACCCGGGGCGCGGGCGCCCGGGTGGCCGGGGTGGGTGACTGATGGCCGGGCTCCGCGGGTTCGGCAGCGGCTTCGGCGGCGAGCGGGAAGGCTGGGATGGCCGCGACGGCCTGGGCGCCGGCGCCGGTTCGTCCGGACGAACCGGCCGCCGGCGGGCGGGCCGGGGCCTGGCAAGAGCCGGCGGCGCGGGTGGCCCGGGCGGCGGCCATGGGGGCGGCCACGGCGGCGGGGGCGGGCACGAGGGCGCCGGTTCCATGCGCTGGCTGCTCACCTACGCCGACCTCATCACGCTGCTGCTGGCGTTCTTCGTCGTCATGTACGCCATGTCCGAGGTCAACGCCACCCGCTACCGGGCCCTGGCGGCGTCCCTGCGGGCCGCCTTCGCCACCGCCGGCGAGGCGCTGATCGACACCAAGGGGATCTCCCCCGACGCCCGCAA
Proteins encoded in this window:
- the murJ gene encoding murein biosynthesis integral membrane protein MurJ translates to MHQVEQAGSGPVAGQKVPARRAGGQGIAAATLIIALLTAGSRALGFLREAVYASVFGASPALDAFLVAQGVPNLILGLVSTAIATAATPVLAGYVASGRRPEAVRTFSVLTNVVLLVVVPGLAVLGLLAEPVVRLMAPGFSPEQVRLAAGLTRVLLVASLFVTVMNLLTGLLHAHRRFTGPAATGIPFNAAMIAAAAFFGATYGPWALAVGFTAGSLLRILVQLPEVRWIGFRHRWVVDLGDPGLRAIAALLPPLFLSAAVNEVNVFVDRMVGSTLGEGIISALNYAFRVVTLPHGLLAMALVQAVYPSLGAVAGTGDRAAFRHLLQRGMGVLTVGLAPMTVALVVLREPIVAFVYGRGSFDAQDAGLTALALAGYGLGLVPMALRDLASRALYATRDSRTPALVAVAAMVVNVAGDLALGRWLGITGLALATTLSFTTGLVLLLVHLQRRYGAVDVGGMAAGAGRVLAAAALAAVVMDGAYRALAARWQVSVAELADGSAGAAVELALVAGPGLLGCAVYLLVLALLRAPEIADLLDAGRRLLGRARRAGAPARLGMPRPGARGGD
- a CDS encoding flagellar motor protein, which gives rise to MDLGTVAGFVLAIAAVLIANVMEGGELRQLLNPSASLLVFGGTLGATLASAGLANVRLVPAAILYALRPPRLEPRQLIEKMVQLAQQARREGLLSLEEERKNLDDPFFAKGLQFVIDGADPEMVEEVMANAIEAEQRHHLVAAGVLETAGGYAPTMGIIGTVLGLIHVLGNLEDTSKLGPAIAVAFMATFYGIATANLLWLPLANKIKANVQAETEVRRMVVEGVLSIQRGDNPMIVREKLEAFLAADGGKGGAGAAEGASGAGGAGAGGTGTRGAGARVAGVGD